The proteins below come from a single Campylobacter sp. CCUG 57310 genomic window:
- a CDS encoding ABC transporter substrate-binding protein: MSKFSTLILSLALCASSLFADRVITDQLGRDVTLPDEAKRIIVLQHQSLNVLNQINAMDKVIGVLETWEKTLGKNYARLAPSLKDMPTPGDLKVINYESVLKLKPDVVIVTNYIPSEYIAKMEELKIPVVGISFSKREDKEKDKLNPTLEDEAKAYTEGYYEGVEILGKVANREKEAAELIKFVKDQQAFLKSKMDNIKIDKKVRIYMANPDLTTYGSGKYTGVLFARAGGENVAAKDIKGYKQISAENLIAYNPDMIFVQERYPQVPNELKSNPQLANVTAIKMNKIYMMPEFAKAWGYPTAEAMALGEEWLAIRLYPEHFKGVDFDKKVEEFYQKFYRTSYSK; encoded by the coding sequence ATGAGTAAATTTTCAACTCTTATATTAAGTCTTGCGCTTTGCGCTTCATCTTTATTTGCAGACCGTGTCATCACCGATCAACTAGGAAGAGATGTAACCCTTCCCGACGAAGCTAAGCGCATAATCGTGCTTCAGCACCAAAGCCTAAACGTACTTAATCAAATTAATGCTATGGATAAGGTCATTGGCGTGCTTGAAACTTGGGAAAAAACGCTTGGCAAGAACTATGCTCGCCTTGCTCCAAGCCTTAAAGATATGCCAACTCCGGGCGACCTAAAGGTCATAAACTACGAGTCGGTTCTCAAGCTAAAACCCGATGTCGTTATCGTAACCAACTACATCCCAAGCGAATATATCGCAAAAATGGAAGAGCTTAAGATACCAGTTGTTGGCATCAGCTTTTCAAAAAGAGAGGATAAAGAAAAAGATAAGCTAAATCCTACGCTTGAAGACGAAGCCAAAGCTTACACAGAGGGCTACTATGAAGGCGTTGAGATACTTGGCAAAGTGGCAAACCGTGAAAAAGAAGCAGCTGAGCTCATTAAATTTGTAAAAGATCAACAAGCTTTCTTAAAAAGCAAAATGGACAATATAAAGATAGATAAAAAAGTTAGAATTTACATGGCAAATCCCGATCTTACCACCTACGGAAGCGGCAAATACACGGGAGTGCTGTTTGCAAGAGCAGGCGGAGAAAACGTGGCTGCAAAAGATATCAAAGGCTATAAGCAAATTTCAGCTGAAAATTTAATCGCCTATAATCCCGACATGATATTTGTCCAAGAGCGCTATCCGCAAGTTCCAAACGAGCTTAAGTCAAACCCACAGCTTGCAAACGTAACGGCTATCAAGATGAATAAAATTTACATGATGCCTGAATTTGCCAAAGCTTGGGGCTATCCTACCGCAGAAGCTATGGCGCTTGGCGAGGAGTGGCTGGCTATAAGGCTATATCCTGAGCATTTCAAAGGTGTAGATTTTGATAAGAAAGTTGAGGAGTTTTATCAAAAATTCTACCGCACATCATACTCTAAATGA
- a CDS encoding ABC transporter ATP-binding protein, whose translation MKDAGFYYEEQKFLFRRLNFALAKGETLAILGLNGQGKSTLMFCMMGVLKLKEGEVKTQAKFAFLPQNFSVAFDYSVLDIVLMGRIREISLFSKPSKEDIKICEDALCSLEISHLKNKSFNSLSGGQKQLVLLARAIASRNEVMFLDEPASALDLKNQDRVLTLIRNLKKQSNASIVFTTHQPNHALAVADSTLILKNDLSYVFGKSSEVLNEGNLSSLYDVDIRGVKFDIDSKQIPSITQIFTTQI comes from the coding sequence ATAAAAGATGCGGGATTTTACTACGAGGAGCAAAAATTTCTATTTCGCAGGCTAAATTTCGCCCTTGCCAAAGGCGAAACACTAGCGATACTGGGACTAAACGGACAAGGCAAAAGCACGCTTATGTTTTGCATGATGGGAGTTTTAAAGCTCAAAGAGGGCGAAGTAAAAACGCAGGCCAAATTCGCCTTTTTACCGCAAAATTTTAGCGTTGCGTTTGACTATAGCGTGCTTGATATAGTTTTGATGGGGCGGATTCGTGAAATTTCGCTTTTTTCAAAGCCGAGCAAAGAGGATATCAAAATTTGCGAAGATGCACTTTGTAGCTTAGAAATTTCACACCTTAAAAACAAAAGTTTTAACTCCCTTTCAGGCGGACAAAAGCAGCTTGTATTGCTTGCTAGAGCGATTGCAAGCAGAAACGAAGTGATGTTTTTAGATGAGCCCGCAAGCGCACTTGATCTAAAAAACCAAGATAGGGTTTTAACGCTGATTCGTAATTTAAAAAAGCAAAGCAATGCAAGTATCGTCTTTACCACTCATCAGCCAAACCACGCTCTAGCCGTAGCTGACAGCACTCTCATCCTTAAAAACGACCTTAGCTACGTCTTTGGCAAAAGCAGCGAAGTACTAAACGAAGGAAATTTAAGCTCGCTTTATGATGTGGATATAAGAGGAGTTAAATTTGATATAGACAGCAAGCAAATACCAAGTATAACGCAAATTTTTACTACTCAGATATAA
- the ppk2 gene encoding polyphosphate kinase 2, producing the protein MSKHKKEDKKAKFDYEHELRKLQIELLKFQNHVKEQGLRVLIIVEGRDAAGKGGSIKRLTEHLNPRGCRIVALEKPSDVERSQWYFQRYVAHLPSAGEIVIFDRSWYNRAGVEPVMGFCTQEEHKEFLREVPKFEEMIKNSGIIFFKFYLSVSKEEQKKRFKERLTDPLKQFKISPVDAKSQELWDQYTIAKYSMLLASNTPACPWTIVSSDSKKHARINIFRHILANVEYPKKIDVKNFECDSDIVRSGEEEIRLMEVNLKNENLSKMNG; encoded by the coding sequence ATGTCAAAACATAAAAAAGAGGATAAAAAGGCTAAATTTGATTACGAGCATGAGCTTAGAAAGCTTCAGATTGAGCTTTTGAAATTTCAAAACCACGTAAAAGAGCAGGGTCTAAGAGTGCTTATCATCGTTGAGGGGCGTGACGCGGCAGGAAAGGGCGGAAGTATAAAGCGCCTAACTGAGCATCTAAACCCGCGCGGATGTCGTATAGTAGCACTCGAAAAGCCAAGCGACGTAGAGCGCTCGCAGTGGTACTTTCAGCGGTATGTGGCGCACCTCCCAAGCGCCGGAGAGATCGTGATATTTGACCGCTCGTGGTACAATAGAGCAGGAGTTGAGCCTGTGATGGGATTTTGTACTCAAGAAGAGCACAAGGAATTTTTGCGCGAGGTGCCAAAATTTGAAGAGATGATAAAAAACTCGGGCATAATTTTCTTTAAATTTTACCTGTCGGTTTCAAAAGAGGAGCAGAAAAAACGCTTCAAAGAGCGCCTTACCGATCCGCTTAAGCAGTTTAAAATTTCGCCTGTGGATGCTAAGAGCCAAGAACTCTGGGATCAATACACCATCGCCAAATACTCCATGCTACTTGCTTCAAACACGCCTGCTTGTCCTTGGACGATAGTATCATCTGATAGCAAAAAGCACGCGCGGATAAATATATTTAGGCATATTTTGGCAAATGTCGAGTATCCAAAGAAGATAGACGTGAAGAATTTTGAATGCGACTCTGATATCGTAAGAAGCGGCGAAGAGGAGATAAGGCTGATGGAGGTAAATTTAAAGAATGAAAATTTATCAAAAATGAATGGCTAA
- a CDS encoding TonB-dependent siderophore receptor has product MRISIFASSVIMATLALANAGESYSVVLPSVEVEGISEQDSLKGYITYDSAELNRNGLSNKQTPQTIETIDIQKNRNYGTNDLSSILEGNAGVDAGYDMRGESIRIRGFSVDGGDIYRDGVRDSGQIRRSTANVERVEILKGPASILYGRSDGGAVVNLVSKKANFIPLQKISARYGSWYRMGMGADVNHVANSKLAFRLTADGERGKSWRDDIKYRNFMISPSVIVTNEEGDISFEAQYTFDNAWRVPDRTPTKDIYDKLGLDYKKGFAHSGDFVEDRLHFFRTELNAELAKDMNLKWIFGYRQASQNFDHFYGGTIVGGNKIRQNYAKQQTDNNTISNSLTLTKELEFERIKHNIAFGYDHVLEKRAPKLWFNRSHTAVVDPYAPSSSWASPRLEKLTTDNRHKAINHGVFFEDLISLDDKYRLLIGGRFDFYKFKTRDINGKTNSYDGNSFSPRVGLLWDFTDNHTAYVSYSQSFAPYGGRGNINISTNDISTLDTKPQNNVQYEIGLKSNWADNRFSSNLAVFQIEHKNIRYQPDATNDPYTWALRGKERSRGVELNVLGQIYGNLYLRSSLGYTDAKTTEDNSNKLYEGLNLNNTTKLQGNVFLRYVEDKKWYVESGVTGYSKRYNYTVSSSKVEQNHLPGFARVDLSAGYNFNENAQITLAINNLLDKKYWRSNARLGDKRSFMMNFHYNF; this is encoded by the coding sequence ATGAGAATTAGCATTTTTGCTTCAAGCGTCATCATGGCTACTTTGGCTTTAGCCAATGCCGGCGAATCTTATTCGGTTGTGCTTCCAAGTGTAGAAGTTGAAGGAATTTCAGAGCAAGATAGTCTAAAAGGCTACATTACTTATGATAGCGCGGAGCTAAATAGAAATGGTTTAAGCAATAAACAGACCCCGCAAACTATCGAGACAATCGACATACAAAAAAACCGCAACTACGGCACTAACGATCTTTCAAGCATACTGGAAGGAAACGCGGGCGTTGACGCTGGATATGATATGCGCGGAGAGAGCATAAGGATAAGAGGCTTTAGTGTAGACGGCGGAGATATCTATAGAGACGGAGTAAGGGATTCCGGTCAAATAAGAAGAAGCACCGCAAACGTAGAAAGGGTTGAAATTCTAAAAGGTCCGGCTTCTATACTATACGGAAGAAGCGACGGCGGAGCGGTTGTGAATTTGGTAAGTAAAAAAGCAAATTTCATACCTTTGCAAAAGATATCCGCCAGATACGGCAGCTGGTATAGAATGGGTATGGGAGCTGACGTAAATCACGTTGCAAATAGCAAACTAGCCTTTAGGCTAACAGCAGACGGCGAGCGAGGAAAATCTTGGCGAGATGATATCAAGTATAGAAATTTTATGATAAGTCCTAGCGTTATAGTAACAAACGAAGAGGGCGATATTAGCTTTGAGGCTCAATACACATTTGACAATGCGTGGAGAGTTCCTGATAGAACGCCTACTAAGGATATATACGATAAGCTTGGGCTTGATTATAAAAAGGGCTTTGCGCATAGCGGCGATTTCGTCGAGGATAGACTTCATTTCTTTCGCACGGAATTAAATGCCGAGCTGGCAAAGGATATGAACCTAAAATGGATCTTTGGTTATAGGCAAGCCAGTCAAAATTTCGACCACTTTTACGGCGGAACGATAGTAGGCGGCAACAAGATCAGGCAAAACTATGCAAAGCAACAGACCGATAACAACACCATCTCAAACTCGCTTACGCTAACAAAGGAGCTTGAATTTGAAAGAATTAAGCACAATATAGCTTTTGGATACGATCATGTCCTTGAAAAAAGAGCGCCAAAGCTTTGGTTCAACAGAAGTCATACCGCAGTAGTAGATCCTTATGCACCTTCTAGCAGCTGGGCGTCGCCGAGACTAGAAAAGCTTACTACCGACAATAGACACAAGGCTATAAATCACGGGGTGTTTTTTGAAGACCTCATCAGTCTTGATGATAAATACAGACTTTTGATCGGCGGAAGATTTGACTTTTATAAATTTAAGACAAGAGATATAAACGGCAAAACAAATAGCTATGACGGAAATTCGTTTAGCCCAAGAGTGGGTCTTTTGTGGGATTTTACCGATAATCATACCGCTTACGTTTCTTATTCGCAGAGCTTTGCTCCTTATGGCGGACGAGGAAATATAAATATAAGCACAAACGATATATCAACACTTGACACAAAGCCTCAAAACAACGTCCAATACGAAATCGGACTAAAGAGCAACTGGGCGGATAATAGATTTAGCTCAAATTTGGCGGTATTTCAAATAGAGCATAAAAACATACGTTATCAACCTGATGCCACCAACGACCCATACACTTGGGCTTTGCGCGGTAAAGAGCGAAGCAGGGGCGTAGAACTAAACGTGCTGGGGCAAATTTATGGGAATTTATACCTAAGAAGCTCCCTTGGCTATACGGATGCTAAAACAACTGAAGACAATTCAAACAAACTATACGAAGGGCTAAATTTAAACAACACCACTAAGCTGCAAGGTAACGTCTTTCTTCGCTACGTAGAAGATAAGAAATGGTATGTGGAAAGTGGCGTTACGGGATATTCTAAGCGCTACAACTACACGGTTTCAAGTAGTAAAGTAGAACAAAACCACCTGCCGGGCTTTGCAAGAGTGGATCTAAGTGCGGGCTACAACTTTAATGAAAATGCTCAAATAACCCTAGCCATAAACAATCTTTTGGATAAAAAATATTGGCGTTCAAACGCAAGGCTGGGTGATAAGAGATCGTTTATGATGAATTTTCACTATAATTTTTAA
- a CDS encoding iron ABC transporter permease → MMFPALIIIWVITCLVSLGMGQYHIEFSEVLSILIGSSDNETAKSVIWSIRVPRILLSSLCGGVLALSGLSLQAVFKNPLVGPHIVGVSTAAAFGGALCILIGFGSFYIVGFAFFFGILALLALFFLAKFVSKADIFSLILAGIVINGVFAALTSLVQYLADNEEVLPNIIYWLLGSFVSANYDKLTLLAVISLPCATLLIMLRYRFNLLSLNDDDLKVLGVNITLLRSFILILCTLLIAVQVSVSGNIGWIGLVVPHIARLICGSDHTRSMPACFVIGAIFMLFVDDLARSISSAEVPLSIISALIGSPVFAILLKRSASNAKSA, encoded by the coding sequence ATGATGTTTCCAGCACTCATCATCATCTGGGTTATAACCTGCCTCGTCTCGCTTGGGATGGGGCAGTATCACATCGAATTTAGCGAAGTTTTAAGCATTTTAATAGGTAGTAGCGATAACGAAACGGCTAAAAGCGTCATTTGGAGCATTAGAGTGCCTAGAATTTTGCTTTCAAGCCTTTGTGGAGGAGTTTTAGCGCTTAGCGGGCTTAGCTTGCAAGCTGTTTTTAAAAACCCACTCGTAGGCCCTCATATCGTAGGAGTTAGCACCGCAGCGGCATTTGGCGGAGCGCTTTGCATACTCATAGGCTTTGGCTCGTTTTACATCGTAGGCTTTGCCTTTTTCTTTGGAATTTTAGCTCTTTTGGCGCTATTTTTCCTAGCTAAATTTGTCTCTAAAGCTGACATTTTCTCGCTCATCTTAGCAGGTATCGTCATAAACGGCGTATTTGCCGCACTTACAAGCTTAGTGCAGTATCTTGCCGATAACGAAGAGGTATTACCAAACATCATCTACTGGCTACTTGGAAGCTTCGTAAGCGCAAACTACGATAAGCTCACGCTTTTAGCCGTTATCAGCCTGCCTTGCGCGACACTTTTGATCATGCTTAGATACAGGTTTAACCTGCTTAGCCTAAACGACGACGATCTTAAAGTTTTAGGCGTAAATATCACGCTTCTTCGCTCGTTTATACTGATCCTTTGCACTCTTCTTATCGCCGTGCAGGTAAGTGTAAGCGGAAATATCGGCTGGATCGGGCTTGTCGTGCCTCACATCGCAAGGCTCATATGCGGAAGCGACCACACTCGCTCGATGCCCGCTTGCTTCGTTATAGGAGCTATATTTATGCTGTTTGTAGATGACTTAGCCAGAAGCATAAGCAGCGCGGAAGTGCCTCTTAGCATAATTTCAGCACTGATCGGAAGCCCAGTTTTTGCGATACTCTTAAAAAGGAGCGCGTCAAATGCAAAATCTGCTTGA